The following proteins are co-located in the Apium graveolens cultivar Ventura chromosome 5, ASM990537v1, whole genome shotgun sequence genome:
- the LOC141659327 gene encoding serine/threonine-protein phosphatase PP1 isozyme 2-like, with protein sequence MEPLGLDGIINRLLEVRGKPGKQVQLSESEIRQLCLQSKDVFMQQPNLLELEAPIKICGDIHGQYSDLLRLFEYGGLPPNSNYLFLGDYVDRGKQSLETICLLLAFKIKYPENFFLLRGNHECASVNRIYGFYDECKRRFNVRLWKIFTDCFNCLPVAALIDEKILCMHGGLSPDLTHLDQIRNLKRPTDVPESGLLCDLLWSDPSKDVKGWGMNDRGVSFTFGADKVTEYLQKLDLDLICRAHQVVEDGYEFFADRQLVTIFSAPNYCGEFDNAGAMMSVDETLMCSFQILKPAEKKPKFGFGSSTTTKQGSPFIKNKV encoded by the exons ATGGAGCCTTTGGGTCTTGATGGTATAATTAATCGATTGCTTGAAGTTAGAGGCAAGCCAGGGAAGCAAGTGCAGCTTTCTGAGTCTGAAATTAGACAGCTTTGTCTTCAATCTAAAGATGTGTTTATGCAACAGCCTAATTTGTTGGAACTTGAAGCACCCATCAAGATTTGTG GAGATATTCATGGTCAGTATTCTGATTTACTAAGGCTCTTTGAGTATGGCGGTTTACCTCCTAATTCCAATTACTTATTTTTGGGGGATTATGTTGATCGCGggaagcaaagtctggaaacaATATGCCTTCTCCTTGCATTTAAGATAAAGTATCCAGAGAACTTTTTCTTGTTGAGGGGCAACCATGAATGCGCCTCTGTTAACCGTATTTATGGATTCTATGATGAGTGTAAGCGTAGGTTTAATGTGAGGCTCTGGAAAATATTCACGGATTGTTTCAACTGCTTACCTGTGGCAGCCCTCATTGATGAAAAAATACTATGTATGCATGGGGGTCTTTCTCCGGACTTGACTCATTTGGATCAAATCAGGAACTTAAAGAGGCCAACTGATGTTCCAGAAAGTGGTCTTCTCTGTGATCTACTCTGGTCAGACCCTAGTAAAGATGTTAAAGGATGGGGAATGAATGATAGGGGAGTTTCCTTTACTTTTGGAGCTGATAAGGTGACAGAATATCTTCAGAAGCTGGATCTTGACCTTATATGCCGTGCTCACCAG GTTGTGGAAGATGGATATGAGTTTTTTGCTGATAGACAACTTGTAACAATATTTTCAGCTCCTAATTACTGTGGAGAATTTGATAACGCTGGTGCTATGATGAGTGTAGATGAGACATTAATGTGCTCATTCCAAATATTAAAGCCTGCAGAAAAGAAGCCAAAATTTGGGTTTGGAAGTTCTACAACAACTAAGCAAGGAAGCCCTTTCATTAAAAACAAG GTGTGA
- the LOC141659326 gene encoding cryptochrome-1-like, with the protein MMETDCKTIVWFRRDLRIDDNPALAAAARDGSVLPVFIWCPQEEGQFYPGRVSRWWLKKSLIHLQQSMESLGAKLILIKARSTLKALLECISAVGATKIAYNHLYDPVSLVRDHTIKQKLGELGISVQSYNGDLLYEPWEIYDNEGHAFTTFDSYWERCLNMQKEPDSHLPPWRLVPVEGIVENCSIDDLGLENEMEKSSNALLGRGWSPGWSNADKALSAFVEENLIDYSKERATVAGNTTSLFSPYLHFGEMSVRRVFHCMRMKQMLWSNEGNSVGQESVVLFLRAIGFREYSRYICFNYPFTHERSLLSNLKYFPWQADQAHFKAWRQGRTGYPLVDAGMRELWATGWMHNRIRVIVSGFFVKFLLLPWQWGMKYFWDTLLDSDLETDILGWQYISGSLPDGHELERLDSPQVQGFKFDPEGEYVRQWLPELARMPSEWIHHPWDAPRSVLRSAGVDLGLNYPVPIVDIDLARDRLTEALLIMREREAVARAEKSDGNDEVGDNSDCIDNLVIPKVVLKEKAPCSAASSHDQQVPSMQDFKNGFPSRKRLLPLEEGQLQRNMQISNSEGETSKIDDDLCSTAVSSSAKKQTTCSMTSLSVPQSCSVSSDLKQQSHVEVDAENSSSNQ; encoded by the exons ATGATGGAAACCGATTGTAAGACCATTGTTTGGTTTCGGAGGGATCTTCGGATTGATGACAATCCTGCCTTAGCTGCAGCTGCTAGAGATGGTTCTGTACTGCCTGTTTTTATATGGTGTCCACAAGAAGAAGGGCAGTTTTACCCAGGAAGGGTTTCAAGGTGGTGGCTTAAGAAGTCTCTCATACATCTGCAGCAATCTATGGAGTCACTTGGGGCTAAACTTATACTGATCAAAGCTCGAAGCACTTTGAAAGCCCTTCTGGAATGCATTAGTGCTGTTGGGGCAACAAAAATAGCCTATAACCATCTTTATG ATCCTGTTTCACTTGTTCGAGATCACACCATCAAACAAAAGCTTGGGGAGCTTGGTATATCAGTGCAAAGCTATAATGGAGATTTATTGTATGAACCATGGGAAATATACGATAATGAAGGACATGCCTTTACAACCTTTGATTCATACTGGGAGAGGTGCTTAAACATGCAAAAAGAACCTGATTCACATCTTCCTCCGTGGCGCTTAGTTCCTGTGGAAG GAATAGTTGAAAATTGTTCGATTGACGATCTGGGGCTTGAAAACGAAATGGAAAAGTCCAGCAATGCTTTATTAGGACGAGGATGGTCTCCCGGTTGGAGCAATGCCGATAAGGCTCTATCTGCCTTCGTTGAAGAAAATCTGATCGACTACTCAAAGGAGAGGGCAACTGTTGCAGGGAACACAACATCACTCTTTTCGCCATATCTTCATTTTGGGGAAATGAGTGTGAGGAGAGTATTCCACTGCATGCGGATGAAGCAGATGTTGTGGTCAAATGAAGGAAATTCTGTTGGACAAGAAAGTGTGGTACTATTTCTTCGGGCTATTGGATTCAGAGAATATTCTCGTTACATTTGTTTTAACTATCCATTTACACATGAAAGATCACTGCTGAGCAACCTGAAGTATTTCCCTTGGCAAGCCGATCAAGCCCATTTTAAGGCTTGGAGACAGGGTCGTACTGGTTATCCCTTAGTTGATGCAGGTATGAGAGAGCTTTGGGCAACTGGGTGGATGCACAATAGGATCAGAGTTATTGTTTCCGGGTTCTTTGTAAAGTTTTTGCTTCTACCATGGCAATGGGGAATGAAGTATTTCTGGGATACCCTTCTGGACTCAGATTTGGAAACTGATATTCTTGGCTGGCAATACATATCAGGTAGCTTACCTGATGGACACGAGCTTGAGCGTCTAGATAGCCCACAG GTTCAGGGATTTAAATTTGATCCAGAGGGTGAATATGTGAGGCAATGGCTTCCTGAGCTAGCAAGAATGCCCTCCGAGTGGATCCATCATCCTTGGGATGCACCTCGTAGTGTACTGAGATCTGCAGGAGTGGATTTGGGGTTAAACTATCCGGTCCCTATTGTTGACATTGATTTAGCAAGAGATCGCTTAACTGAGGCTTTACTGATCATGCGGGAAAGAGAAGCTGTTGCAAGAGCAGAGAAATCTGATGGGAATGATGAAGTTGGTGATAACTCCGATTGCATTGACAATTTAGTGATTCCAAAGGTTGTTTTAAAGGAGAAGGCTCCTTGCTCTGCGGCTTCTTCCCACGACCAACAGGTACCTTCAATGCAAGATTTCAAGAATGGCTTCCCCAGTCGAAAGAGATTACTACCTCTTGAAGAAGGACAGCTTCAAAGGAACATGCAAATCAGTAACAGTGAAGGTGAGACATCAAAGATCGATGATGACTTATGCTCCACAGCTGTATCCTCTTCAGCAAAGAAACAAACAACTTGCAGCATGACTTCCCTTTCGGTCCCACAATCGTGTTCAGTATCTTCCGATCTGAAGCAACAAAGCCATGTCGAAGTAGATGCAGAGAATAGTTCAAGCAACCAGTAG